A stretch of the Rosa rugosa chromosome 5, drRosRugo1.1, whole genome shotgun sequence genome encodes the following:
- the LOC133710529 gene encoding uncharacterized protein LOC133710529, with protein MLQRYALLQRISVMALKPHRLHNLADTTSLGVAKRPRTMAAESSSSMKDAFSQYADYLNNQNDKRERIVKASRDITMNSKKVIFQVHRMSKHNREEVLQKAEKDLAAVTDQFVARLVKELQGTDFWKLRRAYSPGIQEYVEAATFCKFCRTGTLLNLDEMNATLLPLSDPSLEPLQINVLDYLLGLADLTGELMRLAIGRISDGEVEFAENICKFVREIYRELTLVVPFMDDSNDMKTKMDTMLQSVMKIENACFSVHVRGSEYMPLLGSEDPTSFLLGVPSVDI; from the exons ATGTTGCAGCGCTACGCATTATTGCAGAGGATTTCAGTGATGGCTCTCAAACCCCACCGCCTCCATAACC TCGCCGATACGACGTCGCTTGGCGTAGCAAAGAGGCCAAGAACAATGGCCGCCGAATCCTCCTCCTCTATGAAAGACGCCTTCTCCCAATACGCCGATTACCTCAATAACCAA AATGATAAACGTGAAAGAATCGTCAAAGCGAGTCGGGATATCACCATGAACAGCAAAAAGGTCATCTTTCAAGTCCACAG AATGAGCAAGCATAACAGAGAGGAGGTTCTGCAGAAAGCCGAAAAGGATTTAGCCGCTGTGACGGATCAGTTCGTGGCCCGGCTGGTTAAAGAGCTGCAAGGGACTGATTTTTGGAAGCTAAGAAGAGCATACTCGCCTGGG ATACAAGAGTACGTTGAAGCTGCAACCTTCTGTAAATTCTGCAGGACCGGGACtcttttgaatcttgatgagATGAATGCTACTTTGCTACCACTCAGCGATCCCTCTCTCGAGCCTTTGCAGATCAATGTCCTTGACTATCTCCTAGGG CTTGCAGATTTGACTGGAGAGCTGATGCGGTTGGCAATTGGTCGAATTTCAGATGGTGAAGTTGAATTTGCTGAGAACATATGCAAGTTTGTGCGTGAAATTTACAGGGAACTGACCCTAGTTGTCCCCTTTATGGATGATAGTAATGACATGAAGACGAAAATGGATACAATGCTTCAAAGTGTAATGAAGATAGAGAATG CTTGCTTCAGTGTTCATGTCAGAGGATCAGAGTATATGCCTCTACTTGGCTCCGAGGATCCAACTTCCTTTTTATTGGGAGTGCCCAGTGTTGATATATGA
- the LOC133711114 gene encoding cytosolic sulfotransferase 13-like produces the protein MSLPQIPSSLPQHSQQFELSQETRDLISTLPAEKGLISGHLHQYQGFWYPTMHIQKVLASQKHFQAQDTDILLATTPKSGTTWLKAILFALVKRVHYHPDPQNMDHPLLTNNPHVLVPFLENKHFGKNQIPDPTSYAPPRLFSTHLPLAHLPQSVKDSACKVVYLCRNPKDIIVSLWHFTNRVRHKSMGTNSLEEVFEYFCRGVSGYGPFWDHVLGYWKECMSCFKSDIFTASDGKMRLKAMFNSHLSSYAISGSIQNLGLIRLLDYTFNDIPNMPD, from the exons ATGTCACTACCTCAAATCCCTTCTTCTCTTCCCCAACACTCGCAACAATTTGAGCTCAGCCAAGAAACCAGAGACCTAATATCCACGCTTCCTGCTGAGAAAGGATTGATTTCAGGTCATTTACATCAGTACCAGGGCTTTTGGTACCCCACTATGCATATCCAAAAAGTTTTAGCCTCCCAAAAACACTTTCAAGCTCAAGATACTGATATCCTTCTCGCTACTACTCCCAAATCAGGCACCACTTGGCTCAAGGCAATTCTGTTTGCGCTAGTAAAGCGAGTGCACTATCATCCAGACCCACAAAACATGGACCACCCTTTGCTCACAAACAACCCTCATGTTCTTGTGCCCTTCTTGGAGAATAAGCATTTCGGTAAGAACCAGATTCCTGACCCCACCTCTTATGCTCCTCCCAGGCTCTTTTCAACTCACTTACCACTAGCGCATCTGCCACAATCTGTTAAAGACTCTGCTTGCAAGGTTGTCTATCTGTGTAGAAACCCTAAGGACATAATAGTTTCACTTTGGCACTTCACAAACAGAGTGAGACACAAGAGTATGGGAACCAATTCACTTGAAGAAGTTTTCGAATACTTCTGCAGGGGAGTGAGTGGGTATGGACCCTTTTGGGATCATGTGTTGGGCTATTGGAAGGaat GTATGTCTTGTTTCAAATCAGATAT TTTTACTGCTAGTGATGGAAAGATGAGGCTAAAGGCGATGTTCAACTCACATCTAAGTTCTTATGCTATCTCTGGGAGTATTCAGAACTTGGGCCTCATTCGTCTTCTTGATTACACTTTTAATGACATTCCAAACATGCCCGATTAG